The proteins below are encoded in one region of Nocardioides marmorisolisilvae:
- the gatC gene encoding Asp-tRNA(Asn)/Glu-tRNA(Gln) amidotransferase subunit GatC, whose amino-acid sequence MSERRAEPDDVITRAEVRHLADLARIELDDDELDQLAPQLAVILESVASISTVAAEDIPPTSHAIPLTNVFRDDVVQPSLTADQALSGAPEQDQQRFSVPRILGEEQ is encoded by the coding sequence ATGTCTGAGCGACGCGCTGAGCCCGACGACGTGATCACCCGTGCCGAGGTGCGCCATCTCGCCGACCTCGCCCGGATCGAGCTCGACGACGACGAGCTGGACCAGCTGGCGCCGCAGCTGGCGGTGATCCTCGAGTCGGTCGCCTCGATCAGCACCGTCGCGGCCGAGGACATCCCGCCGACGTCGCATGCCATCCCGCTGACCAACGTCTTCCGCGACGACGTCGTGCAGCCGTCCCTGACCGCCGATCAGGCACTCTCCGGTGCACCCGAGCAGGACCAACAGCGATTCTCGGTCCCGCGGATCCTCGGGGAGGAGCAGTGA